A single Drosophila ananassae strain 14024-0371.13 chromosome 3L, ASM1763931v2, whole genome shotgun sequence DNA region contains:
- the LOC6495684 gene encoding uncharacterized protein LOC6495684 isoform X9: MQQGVLMNFGGGANSGVTRAEPISLATLDRDCFIIPVHSVDRFLPAGIPLPALSADGKATSPLSVLEVSDPKLCILVHLMSPLEAIDPVMESPLAHPLLKQRSIAAELLTEVQQANTAVGGMLLANMEKSSEFPFISYYLINTLQTDPSNFYAGLRVSSLSKFEPKALKYTAAHTLDLYSEVAAICRPPLVLPSNEAGSFKKSQTAATGYIISVFKVFEGDDGERFEKNWLYWTGARMLYRYLPRAAGLRRIALHKSTSQKGDKMYLLVCECADLLKDISLAAFLIPALRARLCGYTGLYRPIQAF; encoded by the exons ATGCAGCAAGGAGTTCTCA TGAACTTTGGTGGTGGTGCCAACTCGGGAGTTACGAGAGCGGAGCccatatctctggccaccctgGACCGGGATTGCTTCATCATTCCGGTGCATAGTGTGGATCGTTTTCTGCCAGCCGGGATACCA CTGCCCGCTTTAAGCGCCGATGGAAAGGCTACCAGTCCGTTGAGTGTCCTAGAAGTCTCTGATCCTAAACTATGTATTCTGGTCCATTTGATGAGTCCCTTGGAGGCCATTGATCCGGTGATGGAGTCACCATTGGCCCATCCTCTGCTGAAACAACGCTCCATTGCCGCAGAACTACTGACTGAAGTGCAACAGGCCAACACTGCCGTTGGCGGCATGCTCTTGGCCAATATGGAGAAGAGCT CCGAATTTCCCTTTATATCCTACTACCTGATCAATACACTCCAAACGGATCCTTCCAACTTCTACGCCGGCCTGCGCGTCTCCTCCCTGTCGAAGTTCGAGCCAAAGGCCCTCAA ATACACTGCCGCCCACACCCTGGACCTGTACAGCGAGGTGGCTGCCATTTGCCGGCCCCCTCTGGTCCTGCCCTCGAACGAGGCCGGTAGCTTCAAGAAGTCACAGACAGCGGCCACCGGCTATATTATTAGTGTTTTCAAG GTTTTTGAGGGCGACGATGGCGAACGATTCGAAAAGAATTGGCTCTACTGGACCGGTGCCCGAATGTTGTACAG GTACCTGCCACGTGCCGCCGGTCTGCGGCGCATCGCCCTGCACAAGAGCACCTCGCAGAAGGGCGACAAGATGTATCTGCTGGTGTGCGAGTGCGCCGATCTGCTCAAGGATATCTCGCTGGCCGCCTTCTTGATTCCGGCACTGCGGGCCAGGCTCTGCGGATACACGGGACTCTACCGACCAATACAGGCCTTTTAG
- the LOC6495684 gene encoding uncharacterized protein LOC6495684 isoform X6: MFQNAIQKAREIGKLEMNFDFEPTVLDCEQANTKRTKLSALMYWVKKLHESPAEPLKCDYMMNFGGGANSGVTRAEPISLATLDRDCFIIPVHSVDRFLPAGIPLPALSADGKATSPLSVLEVSDPKLCILVHLMSPLEAIDPVMESPLAHPLLKQRSIAAELLTEVQQANTAVGGMLLANMEKSSEFPFISYYLINTLQTDPSNFYAGLRVSSLSKFEPKALKYTAAHTLDLYSEVAAICRPPLVLPSNEAGSFKKSQTAATGYIISVFKVFEGDDGERFEKNWLYWTGARMLYRYLPRAAGLRRIALHKSTSQKGDKMYLLVCECADLLKDISLAAFLIPALRARLCGYTGLYRPIQAF, encoded by the exons ATGTTTCAGAACGCCATACAGAAGGCCCGGGAAATAGGAAAGCTGGAGATGAACTTTGACTTTGAGCCCACGGTCCTCGATTGCGAACAGGCCAATACGAAACGGACCAAATTATCGGCCTTGATGTACTGGGTTAAGAAACTCCACGAATCTCCTGCCGAGCCACTAAAATGCGACTATATGA TGAACTTTGGTGGTGGTGCCAACTCGGGAGTTACGAGAGCGGAGCccatatctctggccaccctgGACCGGGATTGCTTCATCATTCCGGTGCATAGTGTGGATCGTTTTCTGCCAGCCGGGATACCA CTGCCCGCTTTAAGCGCCGATGGAAAGGCTACCAGTCCGTTGAGTGTCCTAGAAGTCTCTGATCCTAAACTATGTATTCTGGTCCATTTGATGAGTCCCTTGGAGGCCATTGATCCGGTGATGGAGTCACCATTGGCCCATCCTCTGCTGAAACAACGCTCCATTGCCGCAGAACTACTGACTGAAGTGCAACAGGCCAACACTGCCGTTGGCGGCATGCTCTTGGCCAATATGGAGAAGAGCT CCGAATTTCCCTTTATATCCTACTACCTGATCAATACACTCCAAACGGATCCTTCCAACTTCTACGCCGGCCTGCGCGTCTCCTCCCTGTCGAAGTTCGAGCCAAAGGCCCTCAA ATACACTGCCGCCCACACCCTGGACCTGTACAGCGAGGTGGCTGCCATTTGCCGGCCCCCTCTGGTCCTGCCCTCGAACGAGGCCGGTAGCTTCAAGAAGTCACAGACAGCGGCCACCGGCTATATTATTAGTGTTTTCAAG GTTTTTGAGGGCGACGATGGCGAACGATTCGAAAAGAATTGGCTCTACTGGACCGGTGCCCGAATGTTGTACAG GTACCTGCCACGTGCCGCCGGTCTGCGGCGCATCGCCCTGCACAAGAGCACCTCGCAGAAGGGCGACAAGATGTATCTGCTGGTGTGCGAGTGCGCCGATCTGCTCAAGGATATCTCGCTGGCCGCCTTCTTGATTCCGGCACTGCGGGCCAGGCTCTGCGGATACACGGGACTCTACCGACCAATACAGGCCTTTTAG
- the LOC6495684 gene encoding uncharacterized protein LOC6495684 isoform X3, protein MYLYNFREGASKSGGGGGKLQSKANRTKRSRDMGLVQQPEEIHYRTHLFFSPNRPGYDVGEERCSALSGIPSTPLSSTAPSLALPGNLPYELDSPQPLVDRRPSFSLMRWNSNGSSGPGTESNSASNSLIRLQQQQHNQQQQQQQLQQQQQQLQQQQQQLLATATATTATATLGYADATVATATTTLLSAAAAATRQVNFGGGANSGVTRAEPISLATLDRDCFIIPVHSVDRFLPAGIPLPALSADGKATSPLSVLEVSDPKLCILVHLMSPLEAIDPVMESPLAHPLLKQRSIAAELLTEVQQANTAVGGMLLANMEKSSEFPFISYYLINTLQTDPSNFYAGLRVSSLSKFEPKALKYTAAHTLDLYSEVAAICRPPLVLPSNEAGSFKKSQTAATGYIISVFKVFEGDDGERFEKNWLYWTGARMLYRYLPRAAGLRRIALHKSTSQKGDKMYLLVCECADLLKDISLAAFLIPALRARLCGYTGLYRPIQAF, encoded by the exons ATGTATCTATAT AATTTCCGCGAGGGGGCGAGCAAATCGGGAGGTGGCGGCGGTAAGCTTCAATCGAAGGCGAACAGGACGAAGAGGTCGCGGGatatggggctggtgcagcaGCCAGAGGAGATCCACTACAGGACTCACCTGTTCTTCTCACCCAACCGACCCGGTTACGATGTGGGCGAAG AACGATGTAGCGCCCTGTCAGGCATTCCGAGCACCCCGCTGTCGAGCACCGCCCCCTCCCTGGCCCTGCCCGGCAACCTGCCCTACGAGCTGGACTCACCCCAGCCGCTGGTCGACCGTCGGCCGTCCTTCTCCCTGATGCGATGGAATAGCAACGGCAGCAGCGGACCGGGTACAGAATCCAACAGTGCTAGTAACAGTTTGATCCgcctgcaacagcagcagcacaaccagcaacagcaacagcaacagctacagcagcaacagcaacagctacagcagcaacagcaacagctattggcaacagcaacagcaacaacagcaacagcaacactgGGGTACGCTGATGCAACGGTGGCcacggcaacaacaacattgcTATCGGCCGCGGCTGCAGCCACGCGGCAAG TGAACTTTGGTGGTGGTGCCAACTCGGGAGTTACGAGAGCGGAGCccatatctctggccaccctgGACCGGGATTGCTTCATCATTCCGGTGCATAGTGTGGATCGTTTTCTGCCAGCCGGGATACCA CTGCCCGCTTTAAGCGCCGATGGAAAGGCTACCAGTCCGTTGAGTGTCCTAGAAGTCTCTGATCCTAAACTATGTATTCTGGTCCATTTGATGAGTCCCTTGGAGGCCATTGATCCGGTGATGGAGTCACCATTGGCCCATCCTCTGCTGAAACAACGCTCCATTGCCGCAGAACTACTGACTGAAGTGCAACAGGCCAACACTGCCGTTGGCGGCATGCTCTTGGCCAATATGGAGAAGAGCT CCGAATTTCCCTTTATATCCTACTACCTGATCAATACACTCCAAACGGATCCTTCCAACTTCTACGCCGGCCTGCGCGTCTCCTCCCTGTCGAAGTTCGAGCCAAAGGCCCTCAA ATACACTGCCGCCCACACCCTGGACCTGTACAGCGAGGTGGCTGCCATTTGCCGGCCCCCTCTGGTCCTGCCCTCGAACGAGGCCGGTAGCTTCAAGAAGTCACAGACAGCGGCCACCGGCTATATTATTAGTGTTTTCAAG GTTTTTGAGGGCGACGATGGCGAACGATTCGAAAAGAATTGGCTCTACTGGACCGGTGCCCGAATGTTGTACAG GTACCTGCCACGTGCCGCCGGTCTGCGGCGCATCGCCCTGCACAAGAGCACCTCGCAGAAGGGCGACAAGATGTATCTGCTGGTGTGCGAGTGCGCCGATCTGCTCAAGGATATCTCGCTGGCCGCCTTCTTGATTCCGGCACTGCGGGCCAGGCTCTGCGGATACACGGGACTCTACCGACCAATACAGGCCTTTTAG
- the LOC6495684 gene encoding uncharacterized protein LOC6495684 isoform X8 encodes MNLMFRKNFREGASKSGGGGGKLQSKANRTKRSRDMGLVQQPEEIHYRTHLFFSPNRPGYDVGEVNFGGGANSGVTRAEPISLATLDRDCFIIPVHSVDRFLPAGIPLPALSADGKATSPLSVLEVSDPKLCILVHLMSPLEAIDPVMESPLAHPLLKQRSIAAELLTEVQQANTAVGGMLLANMEKSSEFPFISYYLINTLQTDPSNFYAGLRVSSLSKFEPKALKYTAAHTLDLYSEVAAICRPPLVLPSNEAGSFKKSQTAATGYIISVFKVFEGDDGERFEKNWLYWTGARMLYRYLPRAAGLRRIALHKSTSQKGDKMYLLVCECADLLKDISLAAFLIPALRARLCGYTGLYRPIQAF; translated from the exons ATGAATTTAATGTTTCGCAAGAATTTCCGCGAGGGGGCGAGCAAATCGGGAGGTGGCGGCGGTAAGCTTCAATCGAAGGCGAACAGGACGAAGAGGTCGCGGGatatggggctggtgcagcaGCCAGAGGAGATCCACTACAGGACTCACCTGTTCTTCTCACCCAACCGACCCGGTTACGATGTGGGCGAAG TGAACTTTGGTGGTGGTGCCAACTCGGGAGTTACGAGAGCGGAGCccatatctctggccaccctgGACCGGGATTGCTTCATCATTCCGGTGCATAGTGTGGATCGTTTTCTGCCAGCCGGGATACCA CTGCCCGCTTTAAGCGCCGATGGAAAGGCTACCAGTCCGTTGAGTGTCCTAGAAGTCTCTGATCCTAAACTATGTATTCTGGTCCATTTGATGAGTCCCTTGGAGGCCATTGATCCGGTGATGGAGTCACCATTGGCCCATCCTCTGCTGAAACAACGCTCCATTGCCGCAGAACTACTGACTGAAGTGCAACAGGCCAACACTGCCGTTGGCGGCATGCTCTTGGCCAATATGGAGAAGAGCT CCGAATTTCCCTTTATATCCTACTACCTGATCAATACACTCCAAACGGATCCTTCCAACTTCTACGCCGGCCTGCGCGTCTCCTCCCTGTCGAAGTTCGAGCCAAAGGCCCTCAA ATACACTGCCGCCCACACCCTGGACCTGTACAGCGAGGTGGCTGCCATTTGCCGGCCCCCTCTGGTCCTGCCCTCGAACGAGGCCGGTAGCTTCAAGAAGTCACAGACAGCGGCCACCGGCTATATTATTAGTGTTTTCAAG GTTTTTGAGGGCGACGATGGCGAACGATTCGAAAAGAATTGGCTCTACTGGACCGGTGCCCGAATGTTGTACAG GTACCTGCCACGTGCCGCCGGTCTGCGGCGCATCGCCCTGCACAAGAGCACCTCGCAGAAGGGCGACAAGATGTATCTGCTGGTGTGCGAGTGCGCCGATCTGCTCAAGGATATCTCGCTGGCCGCCTTCTTGATTCCGGCACTGCGGGCCAGGCTCTGCGGATACACGGGACTCTACCGACCAATACAGGCCTTTTAG
- the LOC6495684 gene encoding uncharacterized protein LOC6495684 isoform X5 — protein MNLMFRKNFREGASKSGGGGGKLQSKANRTKRSRDMGLVQQPEEIHYRTHLFFSPNRPGYDVGEERCSALSGIPSTPLSSTAPSLALPGNLPYELDSPQPLVDRRPSFSLMRWNSNGSSGPVNFGGGANSGVTRAEPISLATLDRDCFIIPVHSVDRFLPAGIPLPALSADGKATSPLSVLEVSDPKLCILVHLMSPLEAIDPVMESPLAHPLLKQRSIAAELLTEVQQANTAVGGMLLANMEKSSEFPFISYYLINTLQTDPSNFYAGLRVSSLSKFEPKALKYTAAHTLDLYSEVAAICRPPLVLPSNEAGSFKKSQTAATGYIISVFKVFEGDDGERFEKNWLYWTGARMLYRYLPRAAGLRRIALHKSTSQKGDKMYLLVCECADLLKDISLAAFLIPALRARLCGYTGLYRPIQAF, from the exons ATGAATTTAATGTTTCGCAAGAATTTCCGCGAGGGGGCGAGCAAATCGGGAGGTGGCGGCGGTAAGCTTCAATCGAAGGCGAACAGGACGAAGAGGTCGCGGGatatggggctggtgcagcaGCCAGAGGAGATCCACTACAGGACTCACCTGTTCTTCTCACCCAACCGACCCGGTTACGATGTGGGCGAAG AACGATGTAGCGCCCTGTCAGGCATTCCGAGCACCCCGCTGTCGAGCACCGCCCCCTCCCTGGCCCTGCCCGGCAACCTGCCCTACGAGCTGGACTCACCCCAGCCGCTGGTCGACCGTCGGCCGTCCTTCTCCCTGATGCGATGGAATAGCAACGGCAGCAGCGGACCGG TGAACTTTGGTGGTGGTGCCAACTCGGGAGTTACGAGAGCGGAGCccatatctctggccaccctgGACCGGGATTGCTTCATCATTCCGGTGCATAGTGTGGATCGTTTTCTGCCAGCCGGGATACCA CTGCCCGCTTTAAGCGCCGATGGAAAGGCTACCAGTCCGTTGAGTGTCCTAGAAGTCTCTGATCCTAAACTATGTATTCTGGTCCATTTGATGAGTCCCTTGGAGGCCATTGATCCGGTGATGGAGTCACCATTGGCCCATCCTCTGCTGAAACAACGCTCCATTGCCGCAGAACTACTGACTGAAGTGCAACAGGCCAACACTGCCGTTGGCGGCATGCTCTTGGCCAATATGGAGAAGAGCT CCGAATTTCCCTTTATATCCTACTACCTGATCAATACACTCCAAACGGATCCTTCCAACTTCTACGCCGGCCTGCGCGTCTCCTCCCTGTCGAAGTTCGAGCCAAAGGCCCTCAA ATACACTGCCGCCCACACCCTGGACCTGTACAGCGAGGTGGCTGCCATTTGCCGGCCCCCTCTGGTCCTGCCCTCGAACGAGGCCGGTAGCTTCAAGAAGTCACAGACAGCGGCCACCGGCTATATTATTAGTGTTTTCAAG GTTTTTGAGGGCGACGATGGCGAACGATTCGAAAAGAATTGGCTCTACTGGACCGGTGCCCGAATGTTGTACAG GTACCTGCCACGTGCCGCCGGTCTGCGGCGCATCGCCCTGCACAAGAGCACCTCGCAGAAGGGCGACAAGATGTATCTGCTGGTGTGCGAGTGCGCCGATCTGCTCAAGGATATCTCGCTGGCCGCCTTCTTGATTCCGGCACTGCGGGCCAGGCTCTGCGGATACACGGGACTCTACCGACCAATACAGGCCTTTTAG
- the LOC6495684 gene encoding uncharacterized protein LOC6495684 isoform X2, with protein sequence MNLMFRKNFREGASKSGGGGGKLQSKANRTKRSRDMGLVQQPEEIHYRTHLFFSPNRPGYDVGEERCSALSGIPSTPLSSTAPSLALPGNLPYELDSPQPLVDRRPSFSLMRWNSNGSSGPGTESNSASNSLIRLQQQQHNQQQQQQQLQQQQQQLQQQQQQLLATATATTATATLGYADATVATATTTLLSAAAAATRQVNFGGGANSGVTRAEPISLATLDRDCFIIPVHSVDRFLPAGIPLPALSADGKATSPLSVLEVSDPKLCILVHLMSPLEAIDPVMESPLAHPLLKQRSIAAELLTEVQQANTAVGGMLLANMEKSSEFPFISYYLINTLQTDPSNFYAGLRVSSLSKFEPKALKYTAAHTLDLYSEVAAICRPPLVLPSNEAGSFKKSQTAATGYIISVFKVFEGDDGERFEKNWLYWTGARMLYRYLPRAAGLRRIALHKSTSQKGDKMYLLVCECADLLKDISLAAFLIPALRARLCGYTGLYRPIQAF encoded by the exons ATGAATTTAATGTTTCGCAAGAATTTCCGCGAGGGGGCGAGCAAATCGGGAGGTGGCGGCGGTAAGCTTCAATCGAAGGCGAACAGGACGAAGAGGTCGCGGGatatggggctggtgcagcaGCCAGAGGAGATCCACTACAGGACTCACCTGTTCTTCTCACCCAACCGACCCGGTTACGATGTGGGCGAAG AACGATGTAGCGCCCTGTCAGGCATTCCGAGCACCCCGCTGTCGAGCACCGCCCCCTCCCTGGCCCTGCCCGGCAACCTGCCCTACGAGCTGGACTCACCCCAGCCGCTGGTCGACCGTCGGCCGTCCTTCTCCCTGATGCGATGGAATAGCAACGGCAGCAGCGGACCGGGTACAGAATCCAACAGTGCTAGTAACAGTTTGATCCgcctgcaacagcagcagcacaaccagcaacagcaacagcaacagctacagcagcaacagcaacagctacagcagcaacagcaacagctattggcaacagcaacagcaacaacagcaacagcaacactgGGGTACGCTGATGCAACGGTGGCcacggcaacaacaacattgcTATCGGCCGCGGCTGCAGCCACGCGGCAAG TGAACTTTGGTGGTGGTGCCAACTCGGGAGTTACGAGAGCGGAGCccatatctctggccaccctgGACCGGGATTGCTTCATCATTCCGGTGCATAGTGTGGATCGTTTTCTGCCAGCCGGGATACCA CTGCCCGCTTTAAGCGCCGATGGAAAGGCTACCAGTCCGTTGAGTGTCCTAGAAGTCTCTGATCCTAAACTATGTATTCTGGTCCATTTGATGAGTCCCTTGGAGGCCATTGATCCGGTGATGGAGTCACCATTGGCCCATCCTCTGCTGAAACAACGCTCCATTGCCGCAGAACTACTGACTGAAGTGCAACAGGCCAACACTGCCGTTGGCGGCATGCTCTTGGCCAATATGGAGAAGAGCT CCGAATTTCCCTTTATATCCTACTACCTGATCAATACACTCCAAACGGATCCTTCCAACTTCTACGCCGGCCTGCGCGTCTCCTCCCTGTCGAAGTTCGAGCCAAAGGCCCTCAA ATACACTGCCGCCCACACCCTGGACCTGTACAGCGAGGTGGCTGCCATTTGCCGGCCCCCTCTGGTCCTGCCCTCGAACGAGGCCGGTAGCTTCAAGAAGTCACAGACAGCGGCCACCGGCTATATTATTAGTGTTTTCAAG GTTTTTGAGGGCGACGATGGCGAACGATTCGAAAAGAATTGGCTCTACTGGACCGGTGCCCGAATGTTGTACAG GTACCTGCCACGTGCCGCCGGTCTGCGGCGCATCGCCCTGCACAAGAGCACCTCGCAGAAGGGCGACAAGATGTATCTGCTGGTGTGCGAGTGCGCCGATCTGCTCAAGGATATCTCGCTGGCCGCCTTCTTGATTCCGGCACTGCGGGCCAGGCTCTGCGGATACACGGGACTCTACCGACCAATACAGGCCTTTTAG